One region of Salvelinus sp. IW2-2015 linkage group LG6.1, ASM291031v2, whole genome shotgun sequence genomic DNA includes:
- the LOC111965060 gene encoding U11/U12 small nuclear ribonucleoprotein 48 kDa protein-like: MCDSPENHQARLRSLEELTEFTENCQRQLNELFETLGWRQDQDNGSVQEPMEVCPYDPNHRVPSRSMERHKATCQLSQIGYSHEEQAEMYDHSLCYENTSITSFTMDKHTQQQVIIQARASAPPIRTEGLYSQSEYSTDPSEVPQNQKRAICDLTVADRLALFDHVTREGIKQKDQAVATNNEDLYVDLVAKLKKGNDQNEHKSHLELMAEMRDYKRRRQSYRAKNVHNTKKSYTEVIREVINVHSVELSSQWKEEERKEEVRESKHGPHRRRSEDRRSASIESRQSHVSSRDGHVSHHKRHLSEERRKDPSPEQSQGRSQEKERKKKRKRDSCSPDERPHDRKKKKKKKKEEK; this comes from the exons ATGTGCGACTCACCAGAAAATCACCAGGCTCGTCTGCGAAGTTTGGAAGAGTTGACGGAGTTCACCGAGAACTGCCAGAGACAACTGAATGAGCTGTTCGAGACCCTGGGATGGAGACAGGACCAGGACAACGGCTCAGTTCAG GAGCCGATGGAGGTGTGCCCCTATGACCCGAACCACAGAGTGCCAAGCAGGAGCATGGAGAGACACAAAGCCACTTGCCAACTCAGCCAGATTGGATACTCCCATGAGGAACAG GCTGAGATGTATGACCACTCTCTGTGTTATGAGAATACCAGCATTACCAGCTTCACAATGG acaaacacacacagcaacaagtGATTATTCAAGCAAGAGCAAGTGCACCGCCAATTAGGACAGAGGGACTGTACAGCCAAA GTGAATACTCCACAGACCCTTCAGAAGTTCCTCAGAACCAGAAGCGAGCTATCTGTGACCTTACTGTGGCAGACCGATTGGCTCTTTTTGATCACGTGACAAGAGAGGGCATCAAACAGAAGGATCAAGCTGTTGCAACCAACAATGAGGACCTTTATGTTGATTTGGTGGCCAAGCTCAAAAAGG GTAACGATCAGAACGAGCACAAGTCTCACCTGGAGCTAATGGCTGAGATGAGGGACTACAAGAGACGGCGGCAGTCTTACAGAGCCAAGAACGTCCACAACACCAAGAAGTCCTACACTGAG GTGATTCGGGAGGTGATTAATGTCCACTCTGTTGAACTGTCCAGTCagtggaaagaggaggagaggaaggaagaggttaGAGAGTCCAAACACGGCCCTCACAG GAGAAGGTCTGAGGACAGGCGGTCTGCCTCCATAGAGTCCCGCCAATCTCACGTCAGCTCCAGGGATGGACACGTCTCCCACCACAAACGCCACCTCAGTGAAGAGCGCAGAAAAGACCCCAGCCCAGAGCAGAGCCAGGGGCGCAGCCAAGAGAAGGAGcgcaagaagaagagaaagag GGATTCCTGCTCGCCGGATGAGAGACCTCATGAtcgaaagaagaaaaagaagaagaaaaaggaagaGAAGTGA